The Flavobacterium sp. K5-23 genome segment GGTGAGTTGTACATAGGCATCATATAGTTCACTTGTGCTTCATTGGTAAACGGATTCAAATAACCTCCAAAACCCATATAAGTCAAGGGTAAACTAATAATCGATTTTTTTGCGCTTAGTTTTTCGTAAGTAAAAAAAGAATAGTCGGTAGCTAGGTTTTTATACCCATTTAAATTCATTGTAAAGACCTGATTGTGGGAATAGGGAAGTGCGACTTTCAGGCTGTCATTTTTTGTGATTTGGCTATGAATAGCGTTTGTTTTTGCAATTAAATTTTTGGTAAAAACCAATAAATCAGCATCACTGTACTCTCTTTCAATCGCCATTTTTTCGAATAATGGTTGACGGTAATAATTCAACGCCCATAAAATATGAAACAAAAAATAGAATACCGATAAAAAGCTTAAAACCTGTAACGTATTATCTTTCCATTGCAGTTTCCAGGTTTTTCTCTTGTTCCAAAACCATCTTAGAACCATTACAATTACTATAGAATAAATGATGTCTCCTATAGAAAATGGGATTCTACCAAAAACAGTTCTTGAAAACAAAGCGATTTTTGGGTACAAACCAGTACTATAGTAATGTTCGATAAATTCAGGAAAAAAGGCAATGATTTGTAGTGCAGTAATTTGGAAAACAAGGAATATTGGAAGAATGTGTTTTGGTTTCAAGGCAATAATTTTTTTATAAATGTAAATATAATTACAATAGCATTTAGTGCCGAAAAAGAATTTAAACTTTGTAACTTTGATGCTATTAAATAATAAACTTCAAACACAAATAAATGA includes the following:
- a CDS encoding DUF3810 domain-containing protein: MKPKHILPIFLVFQITALQIIAFFPEFIEHYYSTGLYPKIALFSRTVFGRIPFSIGDIIYSIVIVMVLRWFWNKRKTWKLQWKDNTLQVLSFLSVFYFLFHILWALNYYRQPLFEKMAIEREYSDADLLVFTKNLIAKTNAIHSQITKNDSLKVALPYSHNQVFTMNLNGYKNLATDYSFFTYEKLSAKKSIISLPLTYMGFGGYLNPFTNEAQVNYMMPMYNSPTTSCHEMAHQMGFASESECNFIGFLASVKNDNPYFQYSGYSFALHYCLGNWRARDEKVFQQLLETVHPGILKNYQESEDFWKQYQSPIETGFHLIYDNFLKINQQKDGMESYSKFVNLMVNYYKEKEF